A DNA window from Camelina sativa cultivar DH55 chromosome 17, Cs, whole genome shotgun sequence contains the following coding sequences:
- the LOC104756544 gene encoding uncharacterized protein LOC104756544 — MDFHGETVSLNHEIDHIPKLEDAGRIKVYVSIRHPIRDCQPILAFSLPAREFQDNFMGYRWEQLNCLEDDERLSISQVDFARRELSRLVTDVMFYSVKYSPYCALSIYITFKFSPKPPPMVEEYKSLEEMTTKYEEYKHLPVDESVMRIQEPNWNVFHF, encoded by the coding sequence ATGGATTTTCATGGCGAAACAGTATCCCTCAACCATGAAATCGACCACATACCTAAACTTGAAGACGCTGGGAGAATCAAAGTCTATGTGAGCATCCGACATCCTATAAGAGATTGCCAGCCAATACTGGCTTTCTCCTTGCCTGCCAGAGAGTTTCAGGATAACTTCATGGGGTATAGATGGGAACAACTGAATTGCTTAGAGGACGATGAACGTCTCAGTATCTCTCAGGTTGATTTCGCGAGGAGGGAACTCAGTAGACTTGTTACTGACGTCATGTTCTACTCGGTTAAATATTCTCCATATTGTGCTCTGTCAATTTATATTACCTTTAAGTTCAGTCCTAAACCTCCTCCTATGGTTGAAgagtataaatcattggaagaGATGACGACGAAATACGAAGAGTATAAGCATCTCCCTGTAGATGAGAGCGTAATGCGCATCCAAGAGCCGAACTGGAACGTCTTTCACTTCTAG